In Aspergillus luchuensis IFO 4308 DNA, chromosome 1, nearly complete sequence, the following are encoded in one genomic region:
- a CDS encoding uncharacterized protein (COG:F;~EggNog:ENOG410PMUR;~InterPro:IPR036322,IPR015943,IPR011047,IPR001680, IPR017986;~PFAM:PF00400;~go_function: GO:0005515 - protein binding [Evidence IEA]) gives MAADDDQGRFQAKILDMANGSFLWLSLVIRELETTFSAESAEKVISETPREMHNVYKRILQNIPAQSHDLVRSILTWTSLALRPLSVEELKHAIKIDTGETVHRLEDAINTNCGQLIKVGRGNEVQCVHQTARAFLLEQEEISAFVIHRPTSQLRIAELCLKALSNFIDNAPGTRGSDARSLPITAESNIADYAAIYFSDHLNDCARGDPNIWDSLLKFMECTALPWIQYLAETRRLQYVTHTARNMASYLACNSEKLPIPNEKKKQLRKWIHDLLRVNARFRVALDTCPSAIHTVIPSLCPSESMISRQYTLRPRGIILKSLEVDGWNECISRIDYGTSRTTAIAHGNFHFAVSLSDGSITLYLWESLEKKAIFTHEERVAILKFSDDDQYLASSGRRNIKVWDLQTLRQVRTYDVPHQPLTVTFHENSSVLLAATRGNYITTWILDDEKNSGDTLPWTQRFQEVTGQTKPTQPPAMALLANDGSYLAVSYKGRPVYVFEMTTSSLVQACYRNSNMAIEYTVDGMVFNRNRNVLVVSYGDGELVVYDLYSAALCYRRQDVYAHTLTCFPDGRILLTGSSRGTLNVFEFTGAQGTSLALTHRIDSSEDGIRGVSFSADSLRFADIRGTQCRVWGPEALIGGEYEDDSESDFSQARTLETTSNHMERAADVQITAICPHPDGRYLFCGKEDGSVMCFDGQTMQQKEVCRHALGTMITCVGYCRRGGLLVTADESSRILVSKIEPNADGDGIFTTVNEIRSGEPVLDLLFNTSGTKVLIEGRHWVKVWTLSGDQIDFRLCLDDFSHDHEILQHPQLPDSFLVIGAGQAYVYMWDRPEETTGEKCLKEKPPNDDRNDEIASRLDALNKTGRPMSAGKFVATIGEKHAYKKAPHSNLRVWKATELHPDNKWPNEYPLPDFENISSRIHQIIGVCGGLFLFVDGDFWVCTVDLAQWITNRQGAWRHFLLLSEWRGSNANFLIEYLPATRDFMVVQRHNVLVIKRGLNVAVPLEWPAALGSVTSE, from the coding sequence ATGGCAGCTGATGACGATCAGGGAAGATTCCAAGCCAAAATCCTGGATATGGCTAATGGATCCTTTTTATGGTTATCCCTCGTAATTCGGGAGCTCGAGACCACATTCTCCGCAGAAAGCGCAGAAAAGGTTATCAGTGAAACGCCTAGAGAGATGCACAATGTCTACAAGCGAATCTTACAAAACATACCGGCCCAGAGCCATGATTTGGTTCGGTCCATCCTTACCTGGACGTCGCTGGCATTGAGGCCGCTTTCCGTAGAAGAGTTGAAGCATGCCATTAAGATCGACACCGGTGAAACAGTTCACAGATTGGAAGATGCTATCAACACCAATTGTGGGCAACTCATTAAAGTTGGCCGAGGAAATGAAGTTCAATGTGTTCACCAAACTGCTCGAGCATTCTTGTTGGAGCAGGAAGAAATTTCAGCCTTTGTCATACACAGGCCTACAAGCCAATTGCGGATCGCAGAGCTCTGCCTAAAGGCATTAAGCAACTTCATCGACAATGCGCCCGGCACACGAGGATCAGACGCACGTTCTCTGCCTATCACTGCAGAGAGCAACATTGCTGACTATGCCGcaatttatttttctgaCCATCTGAATGATTGCGCTAGAGGAGACCCCAACATATGGGATTCACTCCTGAAGTTTATGGAGTGTACTGCATTACCCTGGATTCAGTACCTCGCTGAGACAAGGAGACTACAGTATGTCACGCACACCGCAAGGAACATGGCCTCATATTTGGCATGCAACAGTGAAAAGTTGCCTATACCaaacgaaaaaaagaagcagcTACGGAAGTGGATACACGACTTGCTAAGAGTGAATGCCAGATTCCGGGTAGCCTTGGACACTTGCCCTTCAGCAATTCATACAGTCATTCCATCACTCTGCCCCTCGGAGTCAATGATATCAAGACAATACACCTTGCGTCCTCGTGGCATCATACTCAAAAGCCTTGAAGTTGATGGCTGGAATGAATGCATTTCTCGAATTGATTATGGTACCTCACGGACGACTGCAATCGCCCATGGGAATTTCCACTTTGCTGTTTCATTGTCCGATGGAAGTATCACTCTTTATCTTTGGGAATCACTGGAAAAGAAGGCCATTTTCACCCACGAAGAGCGAGTGGCAATACTCAAATttagtgatgatgaccagtACTTGGCCTCCAGTGGCCGGCGCAACATCAAAGTCTGGGATCTGCAGACATTAAGACAAGTGCGAACTTATGATGTCCCGCACCAACCTCTTACCGTCACATTTCATGAAAATAGCAGTGTTTTACTGGCCGCTACTCGAGGAAATTACATAACTACTTGGATTCTTGACGACGAAAAAAACTCGGGAGACACTCTTCCATGGACCCAGCGATTTCAAGAAGTGACAGGACAGACCAAACCAACTCAACCCCCAGCAATGGCTCTCTTGGCAAATGACGGCTCTTATCTTGCAGTCAGCTACAAAGGCCGACCGGTATATGTGTTTGAGATGACGACATCGTCTCTTGTTCAAGCCTGTTACAGAAACAGTAATATGGCCATAGAATACACCGTTGATGGCATGGTATTCAACCGAAACCGCAATGTCCTGGTGGTCTCATATGGCGATGGAGAGCTTGTTGTCTATGACCTATATTCTGCTGCGTTATGCTACCGCAGGCAGGATGTCTATGCTCATACTCTCACCTGTTTCCCAGATGGTCGCATCCTTCTCACTGGCAGCTCTCGTGGCACTTTGAATGTCTTTGAGTTTACCGGGGCTCAAGGGACAAGCCTAGCACTCACACATAGAATCGATTCGTCCGAAGACGGTATCCGTGGGGTTTCATTCAGTGCCGACAGCCTGCGATTCGCTGATATCCGTGGTACTCAGTGCCGAGTATGGGGACCGGAAGCTTTGATTGGGGGAGAGTACGAAGATGATAGTGAAAGCGACTTCAGTCAAGCAAGGACCCTTGAGACTACTTCAAATCATATGGAACGAGCCGCGGACGTTCAAATAACAGCAATCTGCCCTCACCCAGATGGAAGGTACCTCTTCtgtggaaaggaagatggaTCCGTCATGTGCTTCGACGGACAAACCATGCAACAGAAAGAAGTGTGTCGGCACGCTCTGGGTACTATGATAACCTGCGTGGGATACTGCAGAAGAGGCGGGCTCCTCGTCACAGCAGACGAGTCCAGTCGCATCCTCGTGTCCAAAATAGAGCCCAACgcggatggagatgggatATTTACTACTGTGAACGAAATACGATCCGGGGAGCCTGTATTGGATTTGCTGTTCAACACGAGCGGAACAAAGGTCCTGATTGAGGGAAGACACTGGGTCAAGGTGTGGACGTTGTCTGGAGACCAGATTGACTTTCGTCTCTGTCTAGATGACTTTAGCCATGACCACGAAATTCTTCAGCACCCTCAGCTTCCAGACTCTTTCTTGGTTATAGGTGCCGGTCAAGCCTATGTGTACATGTGGGACCGTCCTGAAGAGACGACGGGTGAAAAGTGTCTGAAGGAAAAGCCACCCAATGATGATAGAAATGATGAAATAGCTTCACGGCTTGACGCCTTGAATAAAACTGGAAGACCAATGAGTGCTGGGAAATTCGTTGCTACGATTGGCGAAAAACATGCATATAAGAAGGCTCCACATTCCAACTTGAGAGTCTGGAAAGCAACTGAACTCCACCCGGACAACAAATGGCCCAATGAATATCCTCTTCCAGACTTCGAGAATATATCCAGCAGAATACATCAAATTATCGGCGTCTGTGGGGGCCTATTTCTGTTTGTGGATGGCGATTTCTGGGTTTGTACTGTTGATCTGGCTCAATGGATTACCAACAGGCAGGGCGCATGGCGGCATTTCTTACTTTTATCagagtggagaggaagcaACGCAAACTTTCTTATTGAGTACCTACCCGCCACCCGCGACTTTATGGTCGTACAGAGGCATAACGTGCTTGTTATCAAGCGCGGGCTCAATGTTGCGGTGCCGTTGGAGTGGCCTGCAGCACTTGGTAGCGTTACCTCGGAATAA
- a CDS encoding uncharacterized protein (COG:F;~EggNog:ENOG410PMUR;~InterPro:IPR029058), with the protein MDKSGGHDSTAESYGWFRRSFGRLRIDRRANVAQRHTALNDKPLLESEGFKGPLGLQLLRTVSEPLVDFIFIHGLGGGSRKTWSKSPDPYHYWPKEWLSQDPEFDKVRIYSFGYKADWAEKTASILNIHDFALSLLGEIKCNPDIRRSNTKLVLVAHSMGGLVAKKVDHSMSSFVHFWAHHPTCIYPRSGRPYSEGDWSANPYIILSRHASPGLRSCNDSRKCP; encoded by the exons ATGGATAAG TCCGGAGGGCATGACTCTACGGCGGAGAGTTATGGCTGGTTCAGGAGGTCGTTCGGCAGGCTCCGTATAGATCGAAGAGCCAATGTTGCTCAAAGGCATACTGCTCTTAATGACAAGCCCTTACTTGAGAGTGAAGGCTTCAAAGGACCTCTAGGTCTTCAACTGCTTCGTACCGTTTCAGAACCGCTCGTCGATTTTATCTTCATCCACGGCCTTGGAGGGGGGTCTAGAAAAACATGGTCCAAGTCACCAGACCCCTACCATTATTGGCCCAAAGAATGGTTATCTCAGGACCCCGAGTTTGACAAAGTGCGTATATACAGCTTTGGATATAAAGCTGATTGGGCCGAAAAAACAGCCAGTATTTTGAACATCCATGACTTTGCGCTGTCCTTGTTAGGAGAAATCAAATGCAATCCAGACATTCGTCGAAGCAAT ACAAAATTGGTACTTGTTGCACATAGTATGGGCGGGCTGGTTGCGAAAAAGGTAGACCATTCCATGTCTAGTTTCGTCCACTTCTGGGCTCACCATCCCACATGCATATATCCTCGCTCGGGAAGACCCTACTCTGAAGGAGATTGGAGCGCGAATCCATACATTATACTTTCTCGCCACGCCTCACCGGGGCTCAGATCTTGCAACGACTCTCGCAAATGTCCTTAG
- a CDS encoding uncharacterized protein (COG:G;~EggNog:ENOG410PWKY;~InterPro:IPR016477,IPR011009;~PFAM:PF03881) yields MSQSDCQPINVEDGIPTEMAIDHVVLSELALFRRPLKVVSLGSSAWAQRYRIDVEAQEQAESYFMKISFGDHGREALKGEYEATLAIHSIVGSFTPKPIEWGSFKALSGTHYYLCRFYDFAEHAPKPAEFCQKVAFLHSRSNSPTSKFGFHLVTYNGDLPQENGYTDTWEEFFTIGFRHMVNMNIERGGPWPELEDLDTAMIDKVIPRLLRPMETGGRSIKPSLVHGDLWCGNVAVDSATGRPLIYDPASFYAHNEYELGNWRSERNGFDRSFFDAYHSIIPKTAPTEDYDDRIALYSMRFNLQAAALFPGY; encoded by the exons ATGTCGCAGTCAGATTGTCAACCAATTAATGTGGAGGACGGCATTCCGACGGAAATGGCCATTGACCATGTTGTTTTATCGG AACTTGCATTGTTCCGTCGACCGTTGAAAGTCGTTAGCCTTGGTTCTTCGGCCTGGGCTCAAAGATATCGGATTGATGTCGAGGCCCAGGAACAGGCAGAGAGCTATTTCATGAAG ATATCATTTGGGGATCATGGCAGGGAAGCCCTCAAGGGAGAATACGAGGCTACTTTGGCAATTCACAGCATCGTCGGAAGCTTCACACCCAAGCCAATCGAATGGGGATCCTTCAAAGCTCTTTCAGGTACACATTATTATCTCTGTCGTTTCTACGACTTTGCGGAACATGCTCCTAAACCAGCAGAGTTTTGCCAGAAGGTCGCCTTTCTCCATTCGAGGAGCAATTCGCCAACCAGCAAATTCGGGTTTCACCTTGTGACATACAACGGCGACCTGCCTCAGGAGAATGGCTACACTGACACGTGGGAGGAATTCTTCACGATCGGATTTAGGCACATGGTAAATATGAACATAGAACGTGGTGGGCCGTGGCCTGAGCTGGAAGACCTAGACACTGCTATGATTGACAAAGTGATCCCCCGCTTGTTAAGGCCAATGGAAACAGGAGGACGGTCCATCAAGCCATCCCTTGTCCATGGAGACCTGTGGTGCGGAAATGTCGCAGTCGATTCAGCCACAGGGCGGCCGCTGATATATGATCCTGCGAGCTTTTATGCGCACAATGAGT ACGAATTGGGCAATTGGCGTTCTGAGCGAAATGGGTTTGACAGAAGCTTCTTTGATGCCTATCATTCAATTATTCCAAAGACTGCCCCAACAGAAGACTACGATGACCGGATTGCACTGTATTCAAT GCGCTTTAATCTACAAGCCGCGGCCCTCTTCCCAGGATACTAG
- a CDS encoding putative C6 transcription factor RosA-like (COG:S;~EggNog:ENOG410PIBV;~InterPro:IPR036864,IPR021858,IPR001138;~PFAM:PF00172;~go_function: GO:0000981 - DNA-binding transcription factor activity, RNA polymerase II-specific [Evidence IEA];~go_function: GO:0008270 - zinc ion binding [Evidence IEA];~go_process: GO:0006355 - regulation of transcription, DNA-templated [Evidence IEA]) → MAGPGGGPPRKSHTKSRFGCKTCKRRHIRCDETFPQCRNCTKHNCRCDYMDVATVHDDASSMRNVPDLLMSAEIEMEIKNWQFTGVAPFAELLQFPRTCWTKLSLTDLRLIHHIVGLSIDLQRRGLASCTIWAQKMPTFLAIAISNDFVMSAILTMSASHLAWITRNQETKQLAYHHRGVAIQGLHNALGAFSKDNCDAILAASIILSWHASEWQSWASLQQGLTTVSIFILYADGETDPKQVLGSMHPMWKQESELAMFLENQRYLGCTNTPVMSGYQFQDEDLASLDQTVVALQALQKRVAHNHEHYRRIGELLEFVRHFQRDLLSQTPEQAFERMQPLRRWLFWLPPAMLRPEDADIGSLAILAQFFGVGVVLDSLFPDLGGAYLGPLSISPIEEIYRMVVARSTTDPFHPDAHLALSAMDLPRHIVAKYKSRLQWSPRTSLDHYSPAPPSPYHSLHDYRLASSSPSSASATYAPYTPPLQSPPEVTIASPPFDVSGAYVTAPASQALYPSSPRLLSDPRDDLSDYSHAGSLQHSPAFPPPYLGDVVCGGLPRVNNGGLGLNMQLYEETPVMVGGYNTAPERGWH, encoded by the exons ATGGCTGGTCCCGGTGGTGGCCCTCCTCGCAAGAGCCACACCAAGTCTCGCTTCGGCTGCAAGACATGCAAGCGGCGGCACATCCGCTGTGACGAAACTTTCCCACAATG CCGGAACTGCACTAAGCACAACTGTCGCTGCGACTACATGGATGTTGCCACAGTCCACGACGATGCATCCTCTATGCGCAACGTACCCGACCTGCTCATGTCCGCCGAAATCGAAATGGAGATCAAAAACTGGCAGTTCACCGGCGTGGCTCCGTTTGCTGAGCTGCTGCAGTTCCCGCGTACCTGCTGGACGAAGCTCTCGCTGACTGATCTGCGCCTGATTCATCACATTGTTGGTCTGTCTATTGATCTCCAGCGACGCGGTCTCGCTAGCTGCACCATCTGGGCGCAGAAAATGCCTAC ATTTCTTGCTATTGCCATTTCTAACGACTTTGTCATGAGCGCCATCCTCACCATGTCCGCCTCCCACCTCGCCTGGATCACCCGCAACCAGGAGACGAAACAACTcgcctaccaccaccgcggtGTTGCTATCCAGGGCCTACATAATGCCCTGGGGGCGTTTTCGAAGGACAACTGCGATGCAATTCTGGCTGCCTCGATTATATTGTCGTGGCATGCGTCGGAGTGGCAGAGCTGGGCGTCTTTGCAGCAGGGTCTTACGACGGTAAGCATCTTTATTTTGTACGCTGATGGCGAGACTGACCCGAAGCAGGTACTGGGTTCCATGCATCCGATGTGGAAGCAGGAGTCCGAGTTGGCTATGTTCTTGGAAAATCAGCGGTACCTGGGGTGCACCAACACTCCCGTCATGTCGGGCTACCAGTTCCAAGACGAAGATTTGGCCAGCCTCGACCAAACCGTCGTGGCACTCCAGGCCCTGCAGAAGCGGGTTGCACATAACCATGAGCACTACCGCCGCATCGGGGAACTCCTGGAGTTTGTACGACACTTCCAACGAGATCTCCTCTCTCAAACCCCCGAACAGGCCTTTGAGCGCATGCAGCCGCTACGGAGGTGGCTGTTCTGGCTTCCGCCTGCTATGCTGCGACCTGAAGATGCCGACATCGGGTCGCTAGCCATTTTGGCCCAGTTCTTCGGTGTGGGAGTGGTCCTCGACAGCCTCTTTCCTGACTTGGGTGGTGCCTACCTGGGCCCGCTCTCCATCAGTCCGATCGAAGAAATCTACCGCATGGTAGTTGCTCGAAGCACGACCGATCCTTTCCACCCGGATGCACACCTCGCATTATCTGCCATGGACCTTCCCCGTCATATCGTCGCCAAGTACAAAAGCCGGCTTCAGTGGTCTCCGCGCACCTCCCTTGACCACTATTCTCCTGCACCTCCCAGTCCGTATCACAGCCTCCACGATTACCGCCtcgcttcatcctctccatcttccgcCTCCGCCACGTACGCCCCTTACACCCCGCCTCTGCAGTCCCCTCCCGAAGTGACCATCGCCAGCCCCCCGTTTGACGTCAGCGGAGCCTATGTGACGGCACCGGCGTCGCAGGCCTTGTATCCGAGCTCCCCACGGCTGCTCTCGGACCCTCGCGACGATCTCTCGGATTACAGCCACGCGGGATCTCTGCAGCACTCCCCTGCGTTTCCGCCCCCATATCTTGGCGACGTGGTGTGCGGGGGACTGCCACGGGTGAACAATGGCGGGCTGGGGCTAAACATGCAGCTGTACGAAGAAACTCCGGTGATGGTTGGGGGGTACAACACAGCACCCGAGAGGGGATGGCACTAG
- a CDS encoding putative importin beta-2 subunit (COG:U,Y;~EggNog:ENOG410PJ5B;~InterPro:IPR016024,IPR011989,IPR040122;~PFAM:PF02985,PF13513;~go_process: GO:0006606 - protein import into nucleus [Evidence IEA]) has translation MEWQPQDDPLRQLACCLKDSLNPYDRPLQKQAEQMLVQATSSPDYVNYITYLFSTPQASPVLGMDSQTYDMVRFAAAMNLKTKIHVAYNTIPQPCLTYIRSATLLGLRDENPHVRKSAGTIITELVQQAGLLAWPDVLQELLTLVENSSGDIPPMAQEAAMSALSKVCEDNRKILDRDYQGQCPLDVIIPKLLEFTSNQSSKVRSMALGTIHVFLPHRPKALIASMDLFLSQLFQLANDSSTDVRRTVCQTFAQLVDFSPEKLIPHMEGLVNYIIMQQHNQEDPELALDAAEFWLVAGEQIKLQQPLAPHMSKIVPVLLQSMVYDEDEAIRLTGEGDDAEDEDRQEDLKPQFAKSKSGKLDMSKSGQANGNAAPEEEDDDDLSEGEIEDSEFGDDPEDEWTLRKCSAAALDVFSNVYHDPIFEIILPYLKETLRHEQWPHREAAVLTLGAVADGCMDAVTPHLPELVPYLISLLNDAQPVVRQITCWCLGRYSEWASHLGDPSERARFFEPMMEGILRRMLDGNKKVQEAAASAFASLEEKSDANLIPYCEPILRQFVQCFGRYKDRNMYILYDCVQTLAECVMGELAKPQLVDILMPALIDRYNKVSDQSRELFPLLECLGYIAAAYGDAFSPFATPLFQRCIKIIYENLQEYMASVNNQAIDEPDKDFLVTSLDLLSAIIQAIDPQKSGELVANSQPRFFDLLCFCMEDPNYEVRQSSYALLGDCAINIFPQLESFIPNIMPTLIKQLDLDQIRDDDRHTGFSVLNNACWSCGEIAVNEKAALSPYMEKLYQGLFIIINNEEIIDSVNENAAMALGRLGICCSDQLAARLNEFAGVFLKSMNKIEFTREKASAFLGFNQVVMKNPAAMESCLGDYFQAIAAFPTKSMNQEDYRDIQTSFQQVLQGYKNMIPNFDSFLSQLPAHVAQKLRSVYQI, from the exons ATGGAATGGCAACCGCAGGACGATCCATTGAGGCAGCTGGCTTGCTGCCTCAAGGATTCCCTTAATCCTTATGATCGCCCCCTCCAAAAACAGGCCGAACAG ATGCTAGTACAAGCAACCTCGTCGCCGGACTATGTCAACTACATCACCTACCTCTTCAGCACCCCGCAGGCTTCTCCGGTGCTGGGAATGGATAGCCAAACCTACGATATGGTCCGTTTCGCGGCTGCGATGAACCTGAAGACCAAGATTCACGTTGCCTACAATACGATCCCCCAACCCTGCTTGACCTATATCCGATCGGCCACCCTGCTCGGATTGCGCGACGAGAACCCTCACGTGCGGAAGTCGGCCGGAACAATCATCACAGAATTGGTGCAACAGGCGGGGCTATTAGCCTGGCCTGATGTGCTGCAGGAGCTGCTGACCCTCGTCGAAAATAGCTCCGGTGACATCCCGCCCATGGCCCAGGAGGCTGCCATGTCGGCTCTCTCCAAGGTGTGCGAAGATAATCGCAAGATCCTCGACCGGGACTACCAAGGACAATGCCCTCTCGACGTCATCATTCCCAAGTTGCTCGAATTTACCTCCAACCAGAGCTCCAAGGTCCGCTCAATGGCCCTCGGCACCATCCATGTCTTCCTCCCGCACAGACCCAAGGCCCTCATTGCTTCAATGGATCTGTTTTTGTCGCAATTGTTCCAGCTCGCCAATGATTCGAGTACCGATGTTCGTCGCACAGTTTGTCAGACTTTCGCGCAGCTGGTGGACTTCTCCCCCGAGAAGCTCATCCCCCACATGGAAGGATTGGTCAACTACATCATCATGCAACAACACAACCAGGAGGACCCGGAGCTTGCGCTTGACGCCGCTGAGTTCTGGCTTGTCGCGGGCGAGCAGATCAAACTCCAGCAGCCCTTGGCTCCCCACATGTCCAAGATCGTCCCGGTCTTGCTTCAGAGCATGGTttatgacgaggatgaagccaTTCGGTTGACGGGCGAAGGAGACGATGCCGAGGACGAAGACCGCCAGGAAGACCTCAAGCCGCAGTTCGCCAAGTCCAAGAGCGGCAAACTGGATATGTCCAAGTCTGGTCAAGCGAACGGAAACGCAGCtcccgaagaggaagacgatgacgatcTGAGCGAAGGCGAGATCGAGGATTCCGAATTCGGAGATGACCCCGAGGACGAATGGACACTCCGAAAGTGCTCCGCCGCCGCGTTGGATGTCTTCTCGAACGTCTATCACGACCCGATCTTCGAAATCATTCTGCCCTACCTGAAGGAGACCCTCCGTCACGAGCAGTGGCCTCATCGCGAAGCTGCTGTCTTGACTCTTGGTGCTGTTGCAGATGGTTGTATGGATGCCGTCACGCCTCATCTCCCCGAGCTCGTTCCCTATCTCATCTCCCTGCTCAACGACGCTCAACCTGTTGTGCGACAGATCACCTGCTGGTGCCTCGGCCGGTACTCCGAATGGGCGTCGCACTTGGGCGACCCGTCGGAGAGAGCGCGCTTCTTTGAGCCCATGATGGAGGGTATTCTGCGCAGGATGCTGGACGGCAACAAGAAGGTTCAAGAGGCGGCTGCTTCTGCCTTTGCAAGCTTGGAGGAGAAGTCGGACGCGAACTTGATCCCCTACTGCGAGCCCATCCTTCGACAGTTTGTGCAGTGCTTCGGAAGGTACAAGGACCGCAACATGTACATCTTGTATGACTGTGTTCAGACTTTGGCCGAGTGCGTCATGGGAGAGCTGGCGAAGCCTCAACTGGTTGATATCCTGATGCCTGCTCTCATTGATCGCTACAACAAGGTCTCGGATCAGTCTCGGGAGCTGTTCCCGCTCCTGGAGTGTCTCGGATATATTGCGGCAGCCTATGGCGACgccttttctcccttcgccactcccctcttccagcggtgcatcaagatcatctaTGAGAACCTGCAGGAGTACATGGCGTCCGTTAACAACCAGGCCATTGATGAGCCTGACAAGGACTTCCTGGTGACGAGTCTGGACCTTCTGAGCGCGATCATCCAGGCGATTGATCCGCAGAAGAGCGGCGAGTTGGTCGCCAACTCCCAGCCCCGGTTCTTTGACCTGCTTTGCTTCTGTATGGAAGATCCGAACTATGAAGTCCGTCAGTCGTCGTATGCTCTGCTGGGTGACTGTGCGATCAACATCTTCCCTCAACTCGAATCTTTCATTCCTAACATTATGCCCACTCTGATCAAGCaactggatctggatcagATCCGGGATGATGATCGTCACACTGGATTCAGCGTTCTCAACAATGCCTGCTGGTCGTGCGGAGAGATCGCCGTTAACGAGAAAGCCGCGCTGTCTCCGTATATGGAGAAGCTGTACCAGgggctcttcatcatcattaacAACGAGGAGATCATCGACTCAGTGAACGAGAACGCCGCGATGGCCCTGGGCCGGCTTGGTATCTGCTGCTCTGATCAACTTGCAGCTCGTCTGAACGAATTCGCTGGAGTCTTCCTAAAGTCAATGAATAAGATCGAGTTCACCCGTGAGAAGGCTTCCGCTTTCCTTGGATTCAACCAGGTGGTGATGAAGAACCCCGCAGCCATGGAGTCTTGCCTTGGGGACTACTTCCAGGCCATCGCTGCCTTCCCCACCAAATCGATGAACCAGGAGGACTACCGTGACATTCAGACCTCGTTCCAGCAG gTGTTGCAGggatataaaaatatgatACCCAACTTCGATTCATTCCTGTCGCAACTTCCGGCCCATGTTGCTCAGAAGCTTCGTTCTGTATACCAGATTTAG